In Pseudomonas hamedanensis, a single window of DNA contains:
- a CDS encoding GumC family protein, translated as MNPKENYLHEFFRIFFANKQTVKRIFLTFAVIALLLPLLLKQSFDITAQVIVQSKKLSQGDATTSLTQDNATFIPPSLADMETESNILRSPALIRQTVSELRDNGQYNPPPGLLSKLTGEPFKRYVSTPLREYVINPLRDALGMETDPVRDTALDGLTQDAIDNLKIETLPGSNVISIVYSFPDPVQGTAFVAALLQNYLVDRQALQSIELPQSFYETKKHQYQVRLDGLEGARLSLLEKVGSSDPKEEITFRLNAINTEEQALNLYRDRLLQSQRWLDYLKSSLAAANTNKLNDYTFPFTFTTTVDNIAFEDREIRQMGEQLTTQVSRYMNDLAVFQPGSEPMLLAREQIARTRQQFLKVVNNRIQERTIDLSVVSQVIEQKTARIAEFKNRIHQLQQTQSKLRQMDTEIGALHAAFSTYAQRFAESSTTRALDNDLSNARVLSPPFEPTAAAFPKPLLIIPFGLFTGLLLAIAFVYVREFFDHRFKHPAQISHELGLPVLLVLNEETPQIGNPHKHWTMPRLVHWVRN; from the coding sequence ATGAACCCAAAAGAAAATTACCTGCACGAGTTCTTCAGGATTTTCTTCGCCAACAAGCAAACGGTGAAGCGCATCTTCCTGACCTTTGCAGTGATCGCCCTGCTCCTGCCATTGCTGCTCAAACAGAGCTTCGATATCACTGCGCAGGTGATCGTGCAGTCGAAAAAACTCTCTCAGGGCGATGCGACGACCTCGCTGACCCAGGACAACGCCACGTTCATTCCGCCATCGCTGGCGGACATGGAAACCGAAAGCAATATCCTCCGTTCGCCGGCGCTGATTCGCCAGACCGTCAGCGAACTGCGCGACAACGGTCAGTACAACCCGCCACCGGGGTTGCTCAGCAAGCTGACCGGCGAACCGTTCAAGCGTTACGTCAGCACGCCACTGCGCGAATATGTGATCAATCCGCTGCGTGACGCGCTGGGCATGGAAACCGATCCGGTGCGCGACACGGCACTGGACGGCTTGACCCAGGACGCCATCGATAATCTGAAGATCGAAACCCTGCCGGGTTCCAATGTCATCTCGATCGTCTACAGCTTCCCTGATCCTGTTCAAGGCACGGCGTTTGTCGCCGCATTGCTGCAAAACTATCTGGTCGATCGTCAGGCGTTGCAATCGATCGAGCTGCCGCAGTCGTTCTACGAGACCAAGAAGCATCAATATCAGGTGCGACTCGATGGTCTGGAGGGCGCGCGGCTGAGCCTGTTGGAAAAGGTCGGTTCGTCCGATCCGAAAGAGGAAATCACCTTTCGCCTCAATGCGATCAACACCGAAGAGCAGGCACTCAATCTGTATCGTGATCGCTTGCTGCAAAGCCAGCGCTGGCTCGATTACCTGAAATCCAGCCTGGCCGCCGCCAACACCAACAAACTCAATGACTACACCTTTCCATTTACCTTCACGACTACGGTGGACAACATCGCGTTCGAGGACCGCGAGATCCGCCAGATGGGCGAGCAACTGACCACGCAGGTCAGCCGCTACATGAACGACCTGGCGGTATTCCAGCCCGGCAGCGAACCGATGTTGCTGGCCCGCGAGCAAATCGCGCGCACACGCCAGCAGTTCCTCAAGGTGGTCAATAACCGCATCCAGGAACGCACGATCGACCTGTCGGTGGTCAGCCAGGTCATCGAGCAGAAAACCGCGCGCATTGCCGAGTTCAAGAATCGCATCCATCAATTGCAGCAAACCCAGAGCAAGCTGCGCCAGATGGACACCGAAATCGGCGCGTTACACGCAGCGTTTTCGACCTATGCACAACGCTTCGCTGAAAGCAGCACGACGCGCGCGCTGGACAATGACTTGTCCAATGCCCGCGTACTGAGTCCACCGTTTGAACCAACTGCGGCGGCTTTTCCCAAACCGCTGCTGATCATTCCGTTCGGGCTGTTCACTGGACTGTTGCTGGCAATTGCCTTCGTTTATGTGCGTGAGTTCTTCGATCACCGCTTCAAGCATCCGGCGCAAATCAGCCATGAACTGGGCCTGCCGGTACTGTTGGTGCTCAACGAAGAAACGCCGCAGATTGGCAATCCGCATAAACACTGGACCATGCCACGCCTGGTTCACTGGGTGCGCAATTGA
- a CDS encoding glycosyltransferase family 4 protein, giving the protein MNAASTPCAALPIIHLLSSGGFYGAERMLLDHCQATSGQHQVLFLDAPAELIERFRNAGVDARGCAGLGRLLRHLHQRRGDRPLLNTHNFKGLLFGWIGATLLRLPLVITQHGFTPRSRKQKFYTWLSLQLCRTASVKRVVCVAQSIATLHLKASVRAEKLQVIPNGLPTASALQPATDRQRWLAGYVGRLSSEKGPDLFLDALIALCHQHPQLDAVMLGDGPEREALQARIDAAGLQERIRLPGYQTAMQGWWQQLDALVISSRTEGTPMILLEAMQAGVPVVAFAVGGIPDVLQDRHNGLLAAPNDTTALARQLDTLLAEPKLAAQLRDNARRTQQERYDLKALAERWSQLYIHTAREARA; this is encoded by the coding sequence TTGAACGCGGCGTCCACCCCGTGCGCCGCGCTGCCGATCATTCATTTGCTCAGCAGCGGCGGCTTCTATGGGGCCGAGCGGATGTTGCTGGATCATTGCCAGGCGACGTCGGGGCAGCACCAAGTGCTGTTTCTCGACGCCCCGGCAGAATTGATCGAGCGCTTTCGCAACGCCGGGGTGGACGCTCGCGGCTGTGCCGGGCTCGGCCGGCTGCTGCGGCATTTGCATCAGCGCCGTGGTGATCGGCCGTTGCTCAACACACACAACTTCAAAGGGCTGTTGTTTGGCTGGATCGGCGCAACGCTGTTGCGCCTGCCGCTGGTAATCACCCAGCACGGTTTCACTCCGCGCAGTCGCAAGCAGAAGTTTTACACCTGGTTGAGCCTGCAACTGTGCCGCACGGCGTCAGTCAAGCGAGTGGTCTGCGTGGCGCAAAGCATTGCCACGCTGCACCTTAAGGCCAGCGTGCGGGCAGAGAAGTTGCAGGTCATTCCCAACGGTTTGCCAACAGCGTCGGCCCTCCAGCCGGCGACAGACCGGCAACGCTGGCTGGCCGGTTACGTCGGTCGGTTGAGCAGCGAAAAAGGCCCGGATCTGTTTCTCGATGCGCTGATTGCCCTGTGTCACCAGCACCCGCAACTGGACGCGGTGATGCTCGGTGACGGCCCGGAACGTGAGGCGTTGCAGGCGCGCATCGACGCTGCCGGTTTACAAGAGCGGATTCGCTTGCCCGGCTATCAGACCGCGATGCAAGGCTGGTGGCAGCAACTTGATGCGCTGGTGATCAGCTCGCGCACCGAGGGCACACCGATGATTTTGCTCGAAGCGATGCAGGCCGGCGTGCCGGTGGTGGCGTTCGCGGTCGGTGGCATTCCCGACGTCTTGCAGGACCGCCACAACGGCCTGCTCGCGGCGCCGAACGACACCACCGCCCTCGCCCGCCAACTCGACACCTTGCTGGCCGAACCGAAGCTGGCTGCGCAGTTGCGCGACAACGCCAGACGCACACAACAGGAGCGCTACGACCTCAAGGCTTTGGCCGAACGCTGGTCGCAGCTGTACATCCACACGGCACGGGAGGCACGCGCATGA
- a CDS encoding O-antigen ligase family protein, translated as MIFPLSIVSLLALVCLALLVSPYPFLAPGAVLGLLGFTVLYRKPSWGLLGIAALVPFEGFFKDTAFSGSKLIGVSLALILALQLALHQLPSQRLRSNLWRYLIGFMALYLLSLLASDNLGMSQTHLRELSVGLILFVITLLVGRELNLDLFARLVTLSVSATCAMAMFSSRFQDKGRAAGLLEDPNAFALLIAFAVPLGLLLVIRSPNLLHRLFWAACCLLLLGGMTKTESRSGLVVLALSLAIGVWHYRQQLTHIRPRHFGFAMLGAAIILPLAIYAMPAGYLARIQSLSILSAGAKAQDASLGRRASYIVVGSQIIREHPLLGSGPGTFPLHYATTGYAKAFSANRKIGDLYRRAHNTYLEIFSELGIPAGLLFVGLLGQGFFNLIRARSAWLQRREWQQADLITHLGMSFLSLTLFLMFLSAPNLKYLWIMLALTWVLRLKAEQAALTEARA; from the coding sequence ATGATTTTCCCGCTCTCGATCGTCAGTCTGCTGGCACTGGTCTGCCTGGCTTTACTGGTCAGTCCTTATCCGTTTCTGGCCCCGGGGGCGGTGCTGGGGCTGCTGGGTTTCACGGTGCTGTATCGCAAACCGTCGTGGGGCCTGTTGGGCATTGCCGCCCTGGTGCCGTTTGAAGGATTTTTCAAGGACACAGCGTTTTCCGGGAGCAAATTGATCGGTGTTTCGCTGGCCCTGATTCTGGCGTTGCAACTGGCACTGCATCAGCTTCCATCGCAGCGTCTGCGCAGCAACCTGTGGCGCTACCTGATCGGCTTCATGGCCCTGTACCTGCTGAGCCTGCTCGCCAGCGACAACCTGGGCATGTCGCAAACGCATCTGCGTGAACTGAGCGTGGGCCTGATCCTGTTCGTGATCACCTTGCTGGTCGGTCGTGAATTGAATCTGGATCTGTTCGCCCGACTGGTCACTCTCAGCGTCAGCGCGACCTGCGCGATGGCGATGTTTTCCAGCCGATTCCAGGACAAGGGCCGCGCCGCCGGCCTGCTCGAAGACCCCAACGCGTTTGCCCTGCTGATCGCCTTCGCCGTGCCGCTGGGCCTGCTGCTGGTGATTCGCAGCCCGAACCTGCTGCACCGTTTGTTTTGGGCGGCCTGCTGCCTGTTGTTGCTCGGCGGCATGACCAAAACCGAGTCGCGCTCAGGGCTGGTAGTACTGGCCTTGAGTCTGGCCATCGGTGTCTGGCATTACCGTCAGCAGCTCACCCACATCCGCCCCCGGCATTTCGGCTTCGCCATGCTCGGTGCGGCGATCATCCTTCCCCTGGCGATCTACGCAATGCCGGCCGGCTATCTGGCCCGCATTCAGTCGCTGAGTATCTTGAGCGCCGGCGCCAAGGCCCAGGACGCCTCCCTCGGCCGTCGCGCCTCGTACATTGTCGTCGGCAGCCAGATCATCCGCGAACATCCGCTGCTCGGCTCCGGCCCCGGCACCTTCCCTTTGCACTACGCAACCACCGGTTATGCCAAGGCGTTTTCGGCCAACCGCAAGATCGGCGATCTGTATCGCCGGGCCCATAACACCTATCTGGAGATTTTCAGCGAACTGGGTATTCCCGCCGGACTGCTGTTTGTTGGCCTGCTTGGACAGGGCTTCTTCAACCTGATCCGCGCACGAAGCGCGTGGTTGCAGCGGCGCGAATGGCAGCAGGCGGATTTGATCACCCATCTAGGAATGAGTTTTCTCTCATTGACGCTGTTCCTGATGTTCCTCAGCGCGCCGAACCTGAAATACCTGTGGATCATGCTTGCGTTGACCTGGGTGCTGCGCCTGAAAGCCGAGCAGGCAGCGCTGACGGAGGCCAGGGCATGA
- a CDS encoding glycosyltransferase encodes MSQISIVIPMYNEARHIGRTLLAARKAANAADMDCELIVVDNGSTDDGPQIARAFGARVLVLPGLLIGALRNRGAAIASHEWLAFIDADIEMPEDWLLALFALEREALGDVFGLDLHTPAAAPWYASAWQRRNLRPSRNVSRSVQWLPSANLLMRRRWFDEVGGFNESLRTGEDKEYTLRLHKHGARLLSVNRSIALHWGYEMTWREWVGKELWRQGSHLQLLRTHGMSLRLLRFPLLSVLVWLLDALAILALLTGYAHQALMLLMLGLLPSLLLSVRQSIRQHNVSLTLQLWGLHWVRLHLASAALVLGLCHWNARRPARG; translated from the coding sequence ATGAGCCAGATCAGCATTGTCATTCCGATGTACAACGAGGCGCGGCACATCGGCCGCACCCTGCTGGCCGCTCGCAAAGCCGCGAACGCCGCCGACATGGACTGCGAATTGATCGTCGTCGACAACGGGTCCACGGACGACGGACCACAGATTGCCCGCGCATTCGGCGCTCGGGTGCTGGTGCTGCCCGGCCTGCTGATCGGCGCTTTGCGCAATCGCGGCGCAGCGATTGCCAGCCACGAATGGCTGGCCTTCATCGATGCCGATATCGAAATGCCCGAGGACTGGCTGCTCGCTTTGTTCGCGCTTGAGAGGGAGGCTCTGGGCGATGTGTTCGGCCTCGACCTGCACACCCCGGCCGCCGCCCCGTGGTACGCCAGCGCCTGGCAGCGACGCAACCTGCGGCCATCGCGCAACGTCAGCCGTAGCGTGCAATGGCTGCCCAGCGCCAACCTGTTGATGCGCAGGCGCTGGTTCGACGAGGTCGGTGGTTTCAACGAAAGCCTGCGCACCGGTGAGGACAAGGAATACACCCTGCGTCTGCACAAACACGGCGCCCGCCTGCTGTCGGTCAACCGAAGCATCGCCCTGCACTGGGGTTATGAAATGACTTGGCGCGAATGGGTCGGCAAGGAACTGTGGCGTCAGGGCAGTCACCTGCAATTGCTGCGCACCCACGGTATGAGCCTGCGTCTGCTGCGTTTTCCGCTGCTGTCAGTGCTGGTGTGGTTGCTCGATGCGCTGGCCATCCTTGCGTTGCTCACGGGCTACGCCCATCAGGCGTTGATGCTGCTGATGCTGGGCCTGCTGCCGAGTCTGTTGCTCAGCGTGCGGCAAAGCATTCGCCAGCATAACGTCAGCCTGACGTTGCAACTCTGGGGCCTGCACTGGGTGCGTCTGCACCTGGCCAGCGCGGCATTGGTGCTCGGTCTGTGTCATTGGAACGCCAGGAGGCCTGCCCGTGGCTGA
- a CDS encoding glycosyltransferase, translating to MAELIFCLCLLLPMYAYIGYPLLLTLLAPLFPAWRHDPAPPLNVSIVIAAHNEARHIEHKLRTLLAQDYQAAALQIILASDGSTDDTVACAHKIVDSRITVLDLPRQGKAATLNAGVAVSTADILVFTDADNQWSRDTLGHLLAPLSDPQVGACAGHMVIPVTGGGLSIGDSLYRHYEGWLRRVENRTGCMVSADGALLALRRELFQNVPAEVNDDFFISTCAPVAHKRIVYVPQAQVIDQGVDEADKQWRRRQRVTVGGLQSLAQRSELLNPFKHGLYSIALISHKLIRRLAPILLLPLLLSNFWLWNEHGFYRLSLIGQLTGYSIAIAGLLDSQHRLPKPFRLAAFLLVTLAGMSAGLWQFLRGQRYAQWNPDQNR from the coding sequence GTGGCTGAACTCATTTTTTGCCTGTGCCTGTTGCTGCCGATGTATGCCTACATCGGCTATCCGCTGCTGCTGACTTTGCTGGCCCCGCTGTTCCCGGCCTGGCGACATGACCCGGCGCCGCCGCTGAATGTCAGCATCGTCATCGCCGCGCACAACGAGGCACGACACATCGAGCACAAGTTGCGCACGCTGCTCGCCCAGGATTATCAAGCGGCCGCACTGCAAATCATTCTTGCCAGTGACGGTTCGACCGATGACACCGTGGCCTGCGCGCACAAGATCGTCGATTCGCGCATTACTGTGCTCGACCTGCCGCGCCAGGGCAAAGCCGCCACGCTGAATGCCGGCGTCGCTGTGAGCACCGCGGACATTCTGGTCTTCACCGATGCCGACAACCAATGGTCGCGCGACACCCTCGGCCACTTGCTCGCGCCGTTGAGCGATCCGCAGGTCGGGGCCTGCGCCGGGCACATGGTGATCCCGGTCACCGGTGGCGGCCTGAGCATCGGCGACAGCCTCTATCGGCATTACGAAGGCTGGTTGCGCCGGGTCGAGAATCGCACCGGCTGCATGGTCTCCGCCGATGGCGCCCTGCTCGCCTTGCGCCGCGAGTTGTTCCAGAACGTGCCGGCCGAGGTCAACGACGATTTCTTTATCAGTACCTGCGCGCCGGTGGCGCACAAACGCATCGTCTACGTGCCCCAGGCCCAGGTGATCGACCAGGGCGTCGACGAAGCGGACAAGCAGTGGCGTCGCCGCCAGCGGGTCACGGTCGGTGGCCTGCAGAGCCTGGCGCAACGCAGTGAACTGCTAAATCCATTCAAGCACGGCCTGTATTCGATCGCGTTGATCAGCCACAAACTGATCCGTCGACTGGCGCCGATACTCCTGCTGCCGCTGCTGTTGAGCAATTTCTGGCTGTGGAACGAGCACGGTTTTTATCGCTTGAGCCTTATCGGGCAATTGACCGGTTACTCGATTGCCATCGCCGGCCTGCTGGATTCGCAACACCGTTTGCCCAAACCGTTTCGCCTCGCGGCATTCCTGCTGGTGACACTGGCCGGCATGAGCGCGGGCCTGTGGCAGTTCCTGCGCGGGCAGCGGTACGCACAATGGAATCCCGACCAGAATCGTTGA
- a CDS encoding polysaccharide deacetylase family protein, protein MAIKQLIKRTSGWLYLNSSVGRNQLHGAGVILMLHRVLANDRAANLPHRNELCVGPQAFEHLLMWLRKHFDCVPLMELLQPNALRTERPQVALTFDDGWRDNAVHAYPLLQKHQVPASVFLSTDFIGSRQRFWWESVGETLWGSHGDKARMHLIEYLRITGHPLPVLLDDIDVDRRSLALLHYLQGLKSLDPQELERLTDECPPESLPQALDWHQVRAMEASGLVRFGPHGASHAILTGLDDVRLHEEISRSRDALHNGCNRPLPVYCYPNGDNDQRVREQVANHDYPFALGTATGLYRGAGDPLNLPRFGVSQRTARNPELLSLRIFRGARP, encoded by the coding sequence ATGGCGATCAAACAGCTGATAAAACGCACCAGCGGTTGGCTCTATCTCAACTCATCCGTGGGGCGCAACCAGTTGCACGGCGCGGGCGTGATCCTGATGCTGCACCGCGTGCTGGCCAATGACCGCGCCGCCAACCTGCCGCACCGCAATGAGCTGTGCGTCGGCCCGCAGGCGTTCGAACACCTGCTGATGTGGCTGCGCAAGCATTTCGATTGCGTGCCGCTGATGGAACTGCTCCAGCCCAACGCCCTGCGCACCGAACGCCCGCAAGTGGCGCTGACCTTTGATGACGGCTGGCGGGACAACGCGGTGCACGCCTATCCGCTGCTGCAAAAACACCAAGTGCCGGCGAGCGTTTTTCTTTCTACTGATTTTATTGGCAGCCGGCAGCGCTTCTGGTGGGAAAGCGTTGGCGAAACGCTGTGGGGCAGTCATGGCGACAAGGCGCGGATGCACCTGATCGAATACCTGCGCATCACCGGTCACCCGCTGCCGGTGCTGCTCGACGATATCGACGTCGACCGGCGCAGCCTGGCGTTGCTGCATTATCTGCAAGGGTTAAAAAGCCTCGACCCGCAGGAACTTGAACGTCTGACCGATGAGTGTCCGCCGGAGTCGTTGCCGCAAGCGCTGGACTGGCATCAGGTGCGCGCCATGGAAGCCTCCGGTCTGGTGCGTTTCGGCCCACACGGCGCCAGTCATGCGATCCTCACCGGACTGGACGACGTGCGTCTGCACGAAGAAATCAGCCGTAGCCGCGATGCCTTGCACAACGGCTGCAATCGTCCCTTGCCGGTGTATTGCTACCCCAACGGCGATAACGATCAGCGGGTCCGCGAGCAGGTCGCCAACCACGATTATCCGTTTGCGCTTGGCACGGCCACCGGACTTTATCGCGGCGCCGGCGATCCTCTGAACCTGCCGCGCTTCGGCGTCAGCCAACGCACCGCGCGCAATCCGGAGCTGCTGTCGTTACGGATCTTTCGCGGGGCACGGCCATGA
- a CDS encoding oligosaccharide flippase family protein, protein MSRGSYLRHLALSMGTKLAMIALRLLRNVLLARILGPSERGLFALLSTLPDLISAATSGGLNSAVGYQAANQRPMGLLLAQVLVFGCLLAGLLTLLVVALAREFGSELDVTMQLGLLAWLLLLAVPLTVLKSGLLTLHNASGGVVAFNVLRLIESLAPLLLFVALFWMWKEAALEAALISWLAGISLVVLVGWMWLKRAQPLQLQWDRASQNELLRFSARSHPDLLFQQVILRSDYLFIGALLGSTALGHYAMASAAAELLLIVPEAVTTPLMKRLLQQDKGMDKVTPLALRLTATVMLGACVTMALIGEWLIVTLFGVAYQPAYPALLALLPGLLGLCYASILRLDLIGKNRPATVSLMMGVGALLNLGLNLLLIPSHGIVGAAAASSIAYLAVTLAMLVLYCRLSGVPFWHTLFILPGDIAPMWLMLHRRKAA, encoded by the coding sequence ATGAGTCGCGGCAGCTACCTCAGGCATCTGGCGCTGAGCATGGGCACCAAACTGGCAATGATCGCCCTGCGCCTGCTGCGCAATGTGTTGCTGGCGCGGATTCTCGGCCCCAGCGAACGCGGGTTGTTCGCCCTGCTCAGCACCCTGCCGGATCTGATCAGTGCGGCCACCAGCGGCGGCTTGAATTCGGCAGTCGGTTATCAAGCGGCCAACCAGCGGCCGATGGGTTTGTTGCTCGCTCAGGTGTTGGTGTTTGGCTGTCTGCTGGCCGGGCTGCTGACATTGCTGGTGGTCGCGCTGGCGCGAGAATTTGGCAGTGAACTCGATGTCACGATGCAGCTCGGTCTGCTGGCGTGGCTGTTGCTGCTGGCGGTACCGCTGACGGTTCTCAAAAGCGGCCTGCTGACCTTGCACAACGCGTCGGGCGGCGTGGTCGCGTTCAATGTCTTGCGTCTGATCGAATCGCTGGCGCCGCTGCTGCTGTTTGTTGCGCTGTTCTGGATGTGGAAAGAAGCGGCACTCGAAGCCGCACTGATCAGTTGGCTGGCCGGTATCAGTTTGGTGGTGCTGGTGGGCTGGATGTGGCTCAAACGCGCACAACCACTGCAACTGCAATGGGACCGTGCGAGCCAGAACGAGCTGCTGCGATTCAGTGCGCGCAGCCATCCGGACCTGCTGTTTCAACAGGTCATTCTGCGCTCCGACTATTTGTTTATCGGCGCCCTGTTGGGCAGCACTGCGCTCGGCCATTACGCCATGGCCAGTGCCGCCGCTGAACTGCTGCTGATCGTTCCGGAAGCGGTCACCACACCGCTGATGAAGCGCCTGCTGCAACAGGACAAAGGCATGGACAAGGTCACTCCGCTGGCGCTGCGCCTGACCGCCACAGTGATGCTCGGCGCCTGCGTCACCATGGCGCTGATCGGCGAATGGCTGATCGTGACCCTGTTCGGCGTCGCCTACCAACCGGCTTATCCAGCGCTGCTGGCATTGCTGCCGGGGCTGCTGGGCCTGTGCTACGCAAGCATTCTGCGCCTAGACCTGATCGGCAAGAATCGCCCGGCGACCGTCTCGCTGATGATGGGCGTGGGCGCGTTGCTCAATCTGGGGCTGAACCTGCTGCTCATCCCGAGCCACGGCATCGTCGGCGCAGCGGCGGCGTCTTCGATTGCTTATCTGGCAGTGACCCTGGCGATGCTGGTGCTTTATTGCAGACTGAGCGGCGTGCCGTTCTGGCACACGCTGTTCATCCTGCCCGGTGACATCGCTCCGATGTGGCTGATGCTACACCGCAGGAAAGCCGCATGA
- a CDS encoding GNAT family N-acetyltransferase, with translation MEVLQKLRGHIRRKGLRATLAKIRRMYLFAHQELLWMQRDLVSPVPPHSLKPYPPLRVMKITADNASAFTRYFGDRVGVMAELADDGHTGHMHVDEHGDAVAFIWGTPHDYFDRHYYGCRFPVKPGEFFEFGGELARAYWGTELSVDLQLQLWKAMATQGCSTVVDVCDSSNIPALKLHLRMGYTEQQRIMNIYTLFGRWRFYRETRYSGSRLEALRKPSRPPVTATAT, from the coding sequence ATGGAAGTTTTGCAAAAACTCCGCGGACATATCCGTCGAAAAGGTCTGCGAGCGACCTTGGCGAAGATCCGCAGAATGTACCTTTTTGCCCATCAGGAACTGCTGTGGATGCAGCGCGACCTGGTCAGCCCGGTACCGCCGCACAGCCTCAAACCTTACCCGCCACTGCGTGTGATGAAAATCACTGCAGACAACGCCAGCGCCTTTACTCGTTACTTCGGCGACCGCGTCGGCGTCATGGCCGAGCTGGCCGATGACGGGCACACCGGGCATATGCATGTCGACGAGCACGGTGATGCCGTGGCGTTTATCTGGGGCACGCCGCACGACTATTTTGATCGGCATTACTACGGCTGCCGGTTCCCGGTAAAACCCGGCGAGTTTTTCGAGTTCGGTGGCGAACTGGCCCGCGCCTACTGGGGCACAGAGTTGTCGGTGGACCTGCAATTGCAATTGTGGAAAGCCATGGCCACTCAGGGTTGCAGCACAGTGGTCGATGTCTGTGACTCGAGCAACATCCCGGCGCTCAAGCTGCACCTGCGCATGGGCTATACCGAACAACAGCGGATCATGAATATCTACACGCTGTTCGGCCGCTGGCGCTTCTATCGCGAAACCCGCTACAGCGGTTCACGCCTCGAAGCGCTGCGTAAACCCTCCCGTCCACCTGTCACAGCCACGGCGACCTGA
- a CDS encoding GNAT family N-acetyltransferase: MAMRFEWRTSLCTADFPATAYEALRLRVTDHTPFNNLGWMCAAEQALGEDQRLQILLGWDAEALRLCLPLVSSRERFAGLPFRVLHHLGYPLADRLALLSLLGGEDMRAALVLIRQRLPHALLQLNELSEPAGEESALTEWMARSSTAERRLSCRVPVHLISETDHQEVCGDPRYKLRRARKRIAACGAQVRRITPDALSMPTVLQALQEVESVSWKGDEGVGIFATERSRQWMASAFTALAAQGLVRVVTLELDDRCISYRLGLLEQGRLYDYNLAFLPQHADLGSGRVLLEEWIRWGLDEQWRWIDASRVSLDNSSHQLHERMTGQIEQWRWSFYSWRPSGLLLGLGLRLWHYVKPVLQKRRAQRAGNPAAAHTSETQPATSSTTPGPAPRRAS; this comes from the coding sequence ATGGCGATGCGATTCGAATGGCGCACGTCCCTGTGCACCGCCGACTTTCCGGCAACCGCGTACGAAGCGTTGCGCCTGCGCGTGACCGACCACACGCCGTTCAACAACCTTGGCTGGATGTGCGCGGCAGAGCAGGCCTTGGGCGAGGACCAGCGCCTGCAGATTCTGCTCGGTTGGGATGCAGAGGCATTACGCCTGTGCCTGCCACTGGTGTCCAGCCGCGAACGCTTCGCTGGCCTGCCCTTTCGCGTCTTGCATCACTTGGGTTATCCGCTGGCCGATCGCTTGGCCCTGCTGTCGCTGCTCGGCGGCGAGGACATGCGCGCTGCGCTGGTGCTGATCCGCCAGCGCCTGCCCCATGCGCTGCTGCAACTCAATGAACTGTCGGAACCTGCCGGTGAAGAAAGTGCCCTCACCGAATGGATGGCGCGTAGCTCCACTGCTGAGCGGCGCCTGAGTTGCCGAGTGCCGGTGCATCTGATCAGCGAAACCGACCATCAGGAAGTTTGCGGCGATCCGCGCTACAAACTGCGTCGGGCGCGCAAACGGATTGCCGCGTGCGGCGCCCAGGTACGGCGAATCACCCCCGATGCGCTTTCGATGCCGACGGTTCTACAGGCGCTGCAGGAAGTCGAGTCGGTCAGTTGGAAAGGTGACGAGGGCGTCGGGATTTTCGCCACCGAACGCAGCCGTCAGTGGATGGCGAGCGCTTTCACCGCCCTCGCCGCTCAAGGCCTGGTGCGGGTCGTGACGCTGGAGCTGGACGATCGCTGCATCAGCTATCGGCTGGGCCTGCTCGAGCAGGGTCGACTCTACGACTACAACCTTGCGTTCCTGCCGCAGCATGCCGATCTGGGCAGCGGTCGGGTGCTGCTGGAGGAGTGGATTCGCTGGGGCCTGGACGAGCAATGGCGCTGGATCGATGCGTCGCGGGTCAGCCTGGATAACTCCAGCCATCAACTGCACGAGCGCATGACCGGCCAGATCGAACAATGGCGCTGGAGCTTCTATTCATGGCGCCCCAGTGGCTTGCTGCTGGGCCTTGGGCTGCGTCTTTGGCACTACGTCAAACCGGTCCTGCAAAAAAGGCGCGCACAGCGTGCCGGCAACCCGGCGGCGGCACATACATCCGAAACTCAACCGGCAACATCATCCACCACACCTGGGCCAGCGCCTCGGAGAGCATCATGA